A portion of the Chelmon rostratus isolate fCheRos1 chromosome 15, fCheRos1.pri, whole genome shotgun sequence genome contains these proteins:
- the LOC121618705 gene encoding ras-related protein Rab-15-like encodes MAKQYDVLFRLLLLGDSGVGKTCMLRRFTESEFDPAHISTIGVDFKMKTLEIDGIKVRVQIWDTAGQERYQTITKQYYRRAQGIIFVYDITNKPSFQHLAKWASDVDEYAPDMVQRILVGNKSDEEHRRQVTKDQGSKLAETYGMEFFETSASTSSNINESFTRVAELVLQAHKRDLDTLLGSLDDYLEKVALEEEKGSEDAADSSRKTCAC; translated from the exons ATGGCCAAGCAGTACGACGTGTTGTTCAGGCTGCTCCTGCTCGGAGACTCGGGGGTTGGGAAGACCTGCATGTTGCGCAGGTTCACGGAGAGTGAATTTGATCCTGCGCATATCTCCACCATCG gagttgattttaaaatgaaaacactagAAATAGATGGAATCAAGGTGCGAGTACAGATATG GGACACGGCTGGTCAGGAGCGTTACCAGACCATTACCAAGCAGTACTACAGGCGGGCGCAG GGTATCATCTTTGTATACGACATCACGAACAAGCCGTCCTTTCAGCACCTAGCGAAGTGGGCCAGCGATGTGGATGAA TATGCCCCAGACATGGTGCAGAGGATTTTGGTAGGAAACAAGTCTGATGAGGAGCACAGGAGGCAGGTGACAAAGGACCAAGGAAGCAAG CTAGCAGAAACCTATGGGATGGAGTTCTTCGAGACCAGTGCCTCCACCAGCAGTAACATCAACGAG TCCTTCACTCGAGTGGCAGAACTGGTGCTGCAGGCTCACAAGAGAGACTTGGACACCTTGCTGGGATCTCTGGATGATTATCTGGAGAAGGTCGCtttggaggaagagaagggcaGTGAAGATGCCGCCGACAGCAGCCGGAAGACCTGCGCCTGTTAG
- the gpx2 gene encoding glutathione peroxidase 2 produces the protein MTFIAKTFYDLRATTLEGDSVDFNVFRGRVVLIENVASLUGTTARDFSELNQLQSKYPHRLVVLGFPCNQFGYQENCSNGEILNSLQHVRPGGGFQPNFTMFEKCAVNGTNTHPVFAYLKDKLPYPDDDPNSLMQDPKFLIWSPINRNDVSWNFEKFLIGPEGEPFKRYSRKFPTIDIEPDIQRLLRLTKT, from the exons ATGACGTTCATCGCCAAGACGTTCTACGACCTGAGGGCCACCACGCTGGAGGGAGACTCGGTGGATTTCAACGTGTTCAGGGGACGGGTGGTGCTCATCGAGAATGTGGCCTCGCTCTGAGGCACCACCGCCCGGGACTTCAGCGAGCTCAACCAGCTTCAGAGCAAGTACCCCCATCGGCTGGTGGTCCTGGGCTTTCCTTGTAATCAGTTTGGATATCAG GAGAACTGCTCCAATGGCGAGATCCTGAATTCCTTGCAGCATGTGCGTCCAGGTGGAGGCTTTCAGCCTAACTTCACCATGTTTGAGAAGTGTGCCGTCAAcggaacaaacacacatccgGTCTTTGCCTATCTTAAAGACAAGCTACCCTATCCCGATGACGACCCCAACTCCCTAATGCAGGACCCCAAATTTCTGATTTGGAGTCCCATCAACAGGAACGACGTCTCTTGGAACTTTGAGAAATTCCTCATCGGGCCAGAGGGAGAGCCCTTTAAAAGATACAGCAGAAAGTTCCCCACCATCGACATCGAGCCTGACATTCAAAGACTGTTAAGACTAACCAAGACCTAA